aaacatatgaaaaaacgttgaaaattattgaaaaatacCCATTATTCGACCTAGTAAAAGCGAATGCAGCGGTGTAAATATAGTTTTTGAAACCCCAAAGCGGACTTTGACAACAGTTTCTATCTAGAATGCTGcgacaaattttttgaaaaattataatgTATAATTTGTAAATGGCTGAGGAATGAAACAGAATCTTTCCTGCGACAGcccatcatgaaattttaagtaggaTAGAAGTTAATGTTTCGCTGGGAAGTTTTATATAAAACTGGCCAAATCCGCCGGCTCTGCTATTCTTATTTTAAGCGCGCGTAACAAATTAAGCTCTATCTCCATTTCTGCGAAATTTTCAAGAACATCTATTCAGCTGTGCTGGAGGAGTCTAGACggaataaataaacaaacattgATATTTCCATATAAGATTTAATGAATATTTATGTTTCATTCAATTAAGTAATTAAAATCGTCTTAGCACCTAACTTGAGCGAGTAATTGATATTTATAACTAAAATAACGCATCACAAGGGCTACACTGCCATTTTTGGTTTAAGAGCCTCCGCACGCTGTCGCATCGCTTTCATTCTTTGGTTGCAATACACTCGTATAAAAATAGCCAGGAATACAACCATTACTCCGAGAATTCCCAGAATTGAGATACTATGATGATAGATGAGACACGAAAGTAATATAGCTGCCGCCtgcaatatataaaaaaacaccacatttatgaaaataaagCGTTAATGTTAATCAGAAGCCTTGCAAAAACTATTGGCCTATATTTAGTTGATTGAAAAATGTTATTTAATATAAAGGTAAGTAATATCGCGAACTTATTTCAATTAAAAGCTTAATTGAAAaaacgttttcaattaaaaaataatgggttcaatcattttttagttGAATCTTAACATTTTCGATTTAGATCGAGATCGAAGTTtctgcaattttcaattaaaaaattaatgattTAGGTAATTGATTTGATTTTGCCAAATAATTTCTATATTTGCACATCTCACATCTTTGCACTCGGATAGTCTTCCGATTAGCTTAGTAAGGGTATTAAAAAGATCCAAAGCTCCTACATTTCGACAagtctttgaaaaaaataatggaaaatgatttcaaattcgtgtaacagtggcttaacacaaaaaacaaattcaaagtGTGCACTATAAAGTCCGGTTTGCGCAAAATATGAATATAACATTTGTACATTTTCGATGTATTAAGTGGATCAATTAGTTCAAAATTCTTTCAATCACCCTTTCAAAAATCAAAACAGTTTCAattcaaaatcttttttttaaaaaaagctcTGGTTTACATTTAGCAATCCAAAGGGTACGTGCAAaagcttttgtttgttttttcaattGATCTTACGTTCAATAAGAGTAGgctatttgaaaaattctttcttCAActatttcaagaaaaaaaatgttaattattttaccattgcggtataaaaACACTTGCATGCATTTAATATCACGCAAGTGTTTTTTGTTCTATTTGATTACCTGTCGTAACGTCATTATGATGGTAAACACAACTGGTCCAAAAACCGAAATGGTATAGAAAATGAATAATTGGCCCACTGCTGAACTAATTGACAATACAACAATGTCAAAAACAAACTTGGGGTGctggaataaaaaaatataaaatacaaataaaaaaatacaatgttAAATAAATAACGACAAAATGATTCAATTAGTGCTACGTACATCTGTTGCAAATGATAGTGAGTCCATAAATCCGCCTTGCACACTTAAGGATGCCGCCGTAAATATGGTAGAAAACAAATTAACTCCACACATCATCTGTAATGGAGACATCGCATATGCCTTAAAAAGATCTCCTTGCCAGTTAGCAGTGAAGCTATCAAAAATCATGTACATGGCCAGAAGGACTACACCGGTTATTGTCGTAACGCCACTTGATTTACTGCTGTTTGCGGAACCCATCATGAAAAACATCATTCCCAATGAGATAAGGACAGCTGTAAAGTATTCATAGCACTGATACTTATTCTTTGAGAGTATTTTACCCATTAACATGACGGgtataattttgcacgactttgCCAACACTTGCGTGGGGAAATTGACAAATTTCAAGGCCTCGTACTGAAACCAAGCGCTCATAATATTCGAAAATGAGGCAAATGAGTATTTATAAAGTGGTGCTTTGTGTCGTGTCACGGGTTTTTTGTATTGCAGCACAAGAACTGCCACAATGAATGCTAGAATGCGGTTGGAGAACACCAAGAATTGggaatctttaaaatttgacTGCACACCTTCGAAATTGTAATATTTTTGGGTCATTATCTTTTCCTGCAGCAAACCCCAAGTCAAATAAGACACCATGAGACCCGAAAAACACCAAATAAGTAGCATGGCCTCGTGCGAGTTGGAGCGCTTTGGTGCTGCACATTTTTGTGTTGGTGGGCCAGCCACTAACGTAACATCAGGTTTCTGTAAAGGCTCGTCACGCTCCACGTCCAAACCAGTACTTCCATTAATACACATACAGACCGCCTTGTGTATATAGGTTTTATCTGCAAGGCCATAGCAATTAAATATCAGAAATAAACACATAAGCCACACTTACCTCCCCGTTCCAAATAGTTTGTGCGTTGAACATACTTGTAAATTAGATATGCAGGTACAAAtacacagctatatccaaaacaatTAACTAATAGTTTAAGAATCCATGAGTACTCCTTAGCTTGTGCGTCCACAAGTTGCGATAAGGTTGTGTGTGAATCATAGTCACCACCTAGTGCCGTTCTCAATATATCCGAAAAGAAATGTATAACCAAAAGGGTTAGAATAAAAAACCCGCTAAAAAGATAAGCATTAACAAAGGGTCGGAACGCGtaaaagaattattttttatttatttaccatATGATTATGTCGGGCACCCGATTAGACATGTTTTATTATTTCTCTTGGACAAtcgtttttgaatttcgaagtcTCTCGCGGAGTTTACACGTATGCCGTTTTAGCTAAGCAATTCTTCTAATTAATTCCAACTTAGGCAATCATACATAACAACGAAGTAATCAATTCGAGTCGCCTAAGGGTTTTCATATTTCGCATGCTTAGATTTAGTTTCAGAGTCAATAGGTTGTGACTTGCTTTCTTCTTTGGCTTGTTGTAGTAACAAAGTTCAACAAACTTCCAATTGTTAAAAGAATTGATCACTACTTATGAATATGGATAGAACATTAGGCTTTCTCCTCTCTTCCTACGACCCCTTTACTATTTATACAACAAAAcccaaatgtaaacaaaaatactGATTGACATTTGACATAATGACAACGTGCCATCGAAGCTATGGTAACAGTCAGACGCCAAAGAAGACCTATTATCACAGggtaagggttggtattctgttCTGCTAACGGAATAGTCGCTGAAGTTTGATAGTAATCCATGGCGAAATACATGGTACAAGAACTTATAATATAGGGTcatttgcccaacaacaacatttttctgTGCAACCCTGGTGGATTGTTCATAACTCGTAATGTCAAATGCCGGCTGGGCAGCAGTATGTCTGCCGAGattagaagaagaaaaaagtttaataatAAGTTATTGTGTTGTTCACCCACCGATGAGAGTCAAATTCAATGTTGTGTGAAAAACGTATACCAGCATTTCCTTTAATAAACGAGACACCACATCAAAGAATAGAAGCCGAATAAATGATGGAAGCAATAAAATACGCATGTGAAAATTGTGATGttgaaaatatcaaatatttCAAGCAGATGATTTGTTATTGCCACGAAAACATCCACAAAGAACCGTAAAAtgattatgcatttttcattttttttttcaatttttcgaaacttttttaatttgctAAAACCAaacccaagatatattcatttacaggtggtgacagttgcccaacaacaaaatattgagtgcactatctgccaaAATTAGTGATTactgcaactctgattttgtgtgtcACTAGTTCGCgatatttttcattgtttgtgtgtgatatggttcttaactattatGAACAcatacacaaccaaaactcgttgacagatagtgcactcgcaATATTTGCTCCAAGTGTAAGCAAGATATTAAGGCCGGGTTTTTCGTTTTCCGGTTAAAATTTGCCATATCAATATTCTTTTGGTTGTCCTAACGATAATCCTTAATCGGCAAATGGGTACCGACTAACGACATATTGTCCCGAGTATGCGAACACTCTAATTGCTTAAAAGTGTACGAGAAACCCAAAGTTGTTAACAAGAGGTATATCGCCACGATAAATTAATGATATATTTCAAACCAAATGAGACGTAAAAACcaggatatcgatttatata
This Stomoxys calcitrans chromosome 2, idStoCalc2.1, whole genome shotgun sequence DNA region includes the following protein-coding sequences:
- the LOC106095637 gene encoding adenosine 3'-phospho 5'-phosphosulfate transporter 1, with the translated sequence MSNRVPDIIICGFFILTLLVIHFFSDILRTALGGDYDSHTTLSQLVDAQAKEYSWILKLLVNCFGYSCVFVPAYLIYKYVQRTNYLERGDKTYIHKAVCMCINGSTGLDVERDEPLQKPDVTLVAGPPTQKCAAPKRSNSHEAMLLIWCFSGLMVSYLTWGLLQEKIMTQKYYNFEGVQSNFKDSQFLVFSNRILAFIVAVLVLQYKKPVTRHKAPLYKYSFASFSNIMSAWFQYEALKFVNFPTQVLAKSCKIIPVMLMGKILSKNKYQCYEYFTAVLISLGMMFFMMGSANSSKSSGVTTITGVVLLAMYMIFDSFTANWQGDLFKAYAMSPLQMMCGVNLFSTIFTAASLSVQGGFMDSLSFATDHPKFVFDIVVLSISSAVGQLFIFYTISVFGPVVFTIIMTLRQAAAILLSCLIYHHSISILGILGVMVVFLAIFIRVYCNQRMKAMRQRAEALKPKMAV